One segment of Haloplanus natans DSM 17983 DNA contains the following:
- a CDS encoding lysylphosphatidylglycerol synthase transmembrane domain-containing protein: MNLRKNLWEFVVIGLAVTLALSVYAEFDSLIRALSGFDWWLLPVVLGLTLLNQLLRFVKWEYLLRRIDVRLPPVTSLGIFGSGLIMILTPGKLGEVWKSWLIRDVTGSPVSATLPVVATERITDLLGVVTISTLGVVAFDYSPVFLLVVLLPVLGGIGFLQYERGCLRLITALEGIPVVCRRIDDVRTLYLSSQDLLRPRPLAVTTLLSTVSWGMECFALWVVLSGFGAEVRVTVAAFVFAVSSILGALSLLPGGLGVTEGSMTGLLLLFDVPRVTAVSATLITRAATLWFSAGLALLVYVTFQWQTMVDGVSSD, from the coding sequence ATGAACCTCCGAAAGAACCTGTGGGAGTTCGTCGTTATCGGACTCGCCGTCACGCTCGCGCTCAGCGTCTACGCCGAGTTCGACTCGCTCATCCGTGCGCTGTCCGGGTTCGACTGGTGGCTCCTCCCGGTCGTTCTGGGATTGACGCTCCTCAATCAACTCCTTCGGTTCGTCAAGTGGGAGTATCTACTCCGGCGGATCGATGTTCGGCTCCCACCGGTGACGAGCCTCGGAATCTTCGGAAGTGGTCTGATCATGATACTGACGCCCGGTAAACTGGGTGAAGTGTGGAAATCCTGGTTGATTCGCGACGTGACCGGATCGCCGGTGAGTGCGACACTCCCGGTCGTCGCCACAGAACGGATCACCGACCTGCTGGGAGTCGTAACGATCAGCACCCTCGGCGTTGTCGCCTTCGACTACTCCCCCGTCTTCCTGCTCGTGGTCCTACTCCCCGTGCTCGGTGGTATCGGTTTTTTGCAGTACGAACGGGGGTGTCTTCGGCTCATCACCGCGCTGGAGGGCATTCCGGTCGTGTGCCGCCGGATCGACGACGTTCGCACCCTCTACCTGAGTTCCCAGGACCTGCTTCGCCCGCGGCCACTCGCCGTGACGACGCTTCTCAGCACGGTCTCCTGGGGAATGGAGTGTTTCGCGCTCTGGGTCGTCCTCTCGGGCTTCGGCGCGGAGGTTCGTGTCACCGTCGCCGCCTTCGTCTTCGCGGTATCGAGTATCCTCGGCGCCCTCAGTCTCCTTCCGGGTGGCCTCGGTGTTACCGAGGGTTCGATGACCGGCCTCCTGCTGCTGTTCGACGTGCCGCGGGTCACCGCGGTCAGCGCCACGCTGATCACGCGTGCGGCGACGCTCTGGTTCTCGGCCGGGCTCGCGCTGCTAGTGTATGTGACCTTTCAGTGGCAGACGATGGTGGACGGTGTGTCCTCGGATTGA
- a CDS encoding PHP domain-containing protein — translation MILDIDLQTHTRFSQECGWVPPETLIRRAKRVGLDGVAITDHNTMDGIDPARLAADDGFLIIPAEEIDTTEGQIIGLFLTEPIDPWQPPAEVLNTIHRQGGLALAPHPFDNLRDGLETIASHADHIDAVEVLNSRCIRDAYNARARTFAESHRLPMTGGSDAHFARELGRAYTRVAVRSPPDRDGSSQYHEPMLGAVRRAIEDGDIKPAGGRGTLAVHAGTKMVKLLNRLRNA, via the coding sequence ATGATCCTCGACATCGACCTGCAGACGCACACCCGTTTCTCCCAAGAATGTGGCTGGGTTCCGCCGGAAACCCTGATTCGGCGGGCGAAGCGGGTCGGTCTCGATGGGGTGGCCATCACCGACCACAACACGATGGATGGGATCGACCCCGCACGGCTGGCAGCCGACGACGGGTTCCTAATCATCCCGGCGGAGGAAATCGACACTACCGAAGGACAGATCATCGGTCTCTTTCTGACGGAGCCGATCGACCCTTGGCAGCCCCCAGCCGAGGTCCTCAACACGATCCACCGACAAGGCGGACTCGCCCTCGCGCCGCACCCGTTCGACAACCTCCGCGACGGACTCGAAACCATCGCGTCACACGCGGACCACATCGACGCCGTCGAAGTGCTGAACTCCCGCTGTATCCGTGACGCCTATAACGCCCGTGCGAGGACGTTCGCCGAATCCCACCGCCTGCCGATGACGGGCGGGAGCGACGCGCATTTCGCTCGCGAACTCGGTCGGGCCTACACCCGCGTGGCGGTTCGATCGCCGCCCGACCGAGACGGATCGTCACAGTATCACGAGCCGATGCTCGGCGCCGTACGGCGGGCCATCGAGGACGGAGATATCAAGCCCGCAGGCGGCCGTGGGACTCTGGCCGTCCACGCCGGCACTAAGATGGTAAAACTGCTCAATCGGCTCCGCAACGCATGA